The following coding sequences are from one Roseburia hominis A2-183 window:
- a CDS encoding class I SAM-dependent methyltransferase, with the protein MEYSKEDLMEAKKQIWGVGENMGTEESKKIWEENAQFWDNAMGDESNEFHREVVRPKVTELLSPNPADYILDIACGNGNYSSYLAQRGASVVAFDYSKKMIELAKRRQSQYAKQIEFCVADATDRKSILELKRNRAFTKAVSNMAIMDITDIEPLLMAVYELLQESGIFVFATQHPCFVTLTEKYMTPHSYYDIAIEGQPKEQIYYHRSIQDIFNLCFRAGFVIDGFYEECFKTNKEIPMVMIVRLKKVKRDSLK; encoded by the coding sequence ATGGAATATAGTAAGGAAGATTTAATGGAAGCAAAAAAGCAAATTTGGGGAGTGGGAGAGAACATGGGAACAGAGGAAAGTAAAAAAATCTGGGAGGAGAACGCACAATTTTGGGATAATGCAATGGGTGACGAATCTAATGAATTTCACAGAGAGGTAGTGCGTCCCAAAGTAACGGAACTTCTATCTCCTAATCCTGCGGATTACATTTTGGATATTGCGTGTGGCAATGGAAATTATTCTTCGTATCTTGCACAAAGAGGCGCTTCGGTTGTCGCTTTTGATTACAGCAAAAAAATGATAGAATTGGCTAAAAGACGGCAATCACAATATGCAAAACAAATTGAATTTTGTGTGGCGGATGCGACCGATAGAAAAAGTATATTAGAATTAAAAAGAAATCGAGCCTTTACGAAAGCAGTTTCTAATATGGCAATTATGGATATTACGGATATTGAACCACTTCTTATGGCTGTTTATGAACTGTTGCAGGAAAGCGGAATTTTTGTCTTTGCAACGCAACACCCTTGTTTTGTCACGTTGACTGAAAAATATATGACACCGCACAGTTACTATGATATAGCGATTGAAGGGCAACCGAAAGAGCAGATTTATTATCATCGTTCCATACAAGATATTTTTAACCTTTGTTTTAGAGCTGGATTTGTCATTGATGGATTTTATGAAGAATGTTTTAAAACCAACAAAGAAATTCCTATGGTAATGATAGTAAGGCTTAAGAAGGTAAAACGTGATAGCTTAAAATAA